The DNA region tctttatgaaatatttaaaaatttatatagaaaatgcAGTTTTATTGATGAGCTGTGGATTTAATAAACCTAAatgattaaatgataatttatatttatttataatcattaaacttttattaaaaataaaatggaaattttataaaaaaataaacactataattttttcttaaataaaaatattttttacaattaacattTGACTAAAAATCATACAGTTcctttaaacttattaatttaaaaaaattatagaatattcttgacaaattatattattaacaacaatattaattcatatttttcatgtaaagtttacgaataaaaattaataaatttttagttgtctgttcttattataaatatttatacacacaaaaaaattgtttctaataaatttatttatataatcaataattaactaaacttgtaatataattttttctttatttaaaaaaagtgaagTAATAGTTAGATATAAAACTAGTATGGCTCTTTCATATCCATTTTTAGCAGTATAATGTTGCTGTAATTGACTATTAATGTTAGTGAATGGTACATAgacgtatatattttattttgtttatttaaaattgtaatttcttcTATCATTTGTATTctatttgtgaaaaatatatttattattaagataaaacaTTTGCTTTATCTTTATAAAAGATTTCTATAGAATATACTGAtaaattgttgtaaacaatCTTTATAATTGATTTCCAATTATATAGTCGAGTTCAAGAATCAatgaaaatcaatataaaaaaaaattaatttgtatattttttgtaaataattttataactaatttttaactgaaattaaataacattatttaaaactattaattaattaattaattattcttcgaataatatgaatttgtgtcaaataaacaaatataaaataacaattaaataaatacctattacaaataaacataaagaaATAATCGTGAATCATATCGCTTAAAcacgtttaaataaataaacaatgtctAAAGCACAGATTTTGTTGCAAAACCGAGGAACCGAATGAACGTGTGAAATTTTGACGCAATTTATTCGCTCAGTCGTACTATGATCGTGAATTAAATCGAGGCCCACGAAATTAAATCCGAAGGTCGCACGTTTAACAAAggaatagtaaaaaaaataaataaataatattattgactGGCACTAAAGAAAATAACGGATTAGCGTGGACAAACACCAGATAAGGTGTTTATCTTGCAGTCTGGAATAAAACTGCATTCCCCGTATTTTTTGAGTGAACACAATACAACACCACAAGCCGACAAATCTGTCTAtcgaacagaaaaaaaaaataaaattatacgttCAGTTTATAACCTAGATGTTAACTAACATCGAGGAcgtgtatttatttatccatCGACCCACTGTGTATGGATTCATCAATTTTCGACCAGTCATGATTCGAACTTTTTATTATGCCTCACataatccaaaaaattattgtaaggaataattaaatttttatttttaaccttGACTACATGTCATTTAAGTCaaggaattaaaaatatcgaaTCGAAAGTTAGTTACATAATTACGTAGGATAATTACTAACCTGAAATCATATTTGCCGAAGGCGTCGGTAGACGAAACTGtgattctaaatatttagggAGAAAGGTGTAGAGGCCAGCTATTGGCAGTATGTGCAATACGCTACTTGCTGTCCGAAACATCAATATGTCATTTCTTAATAGGCGTTTCACGGTTTTTGGAAAATCTGAAAGCACCTCAATGGCATCAAGTAATTTTACACTGGTGAACCTTTTCGGGCATCCTCAAGTTGCTCTTATGGCCTTTAAATACTATCTAAGGCCTTAttatgacaatattttaatatttaatcttcaTCACTCAAAGGTGAGAATCGAAGATCatgatcaataaataaaaaaattcaatgaaaaaattttttcgGGAAtcctcaatttattattatgaccTTAAATAGTATCTAAGGccttaatataacaaaattttaatattaaatcttcaTCACACAAAGATGAGTGATGAAatactaatgaaaatatttttttagaattctatTGAGCAAAATCTGTCAGAATGGTGAACTTTTTTGGAAGATCATGATTATCATGGAATCCTCAATTTGCTATTATGGCCTTCAAATAGCATCTAAGGCTTTATTATgacaatattttgatattaaagcCTCATCACTCAAAGATGAGTGATGAAATaccaatgaaaatatatttttagaattctacTAAGTAAAATCTGTCAGAATGGTGAACTCTTTCGGAAGAtcatgattaataaacaaaaaatttaactaaaaatttcttttctgGAATCCTCAATTTGCTATTATGGCCTTCAAATAGCATCTAAGGCTTTATTATGACAAAATGTTGATATTAAAGCTTCATCACTCAAAGATGAGTGATGAAATtccaatgaaaatatttttttagaattctaCTAAGCACAATCTGTCAGAATGGTGAACTCTTTCGGAAGAtcatgattaataaacaaaaaaattaactaaaaatgtcTTTTCTGGAATTCTCAATTTACTATTATGGCCTTCAAATAGTATGTAAGGCTTTATTATgacaatattttgatattaaagcTTTATCACTGAAAGATGAGTGATGAAATtccaatgaaaatatatttttagaattctacTAAGcaaaatctgtcaaaattgcgAACTCTTTCGGAAGAtcatgattaataaacaaaaaaattaattaaaaatatcttttctgGAATCCTCAATTTACTATTATGGCCTTCAAATAGTATCTAAGGCTTTATTATgacaatattttgatattaaagcTTCATCACTCAAAAATGAGTGatgaaatactaataaaaatatttttttagaattctaCTAAGCAAAATCTGTCAGAATGGTGATCTCTTCCGGAAGAtcatgattaataaaaaaaaattaactaaaaatgtcTTTTCTGGAATCCTCAATTTACTATTATGGCCTTCAAATAGTATCTAAGGCTCTATTATgacaatattttgatattaaagcTTCATCACTCAAAAATGAGTGATGAAATaccaatgaaaatattttttttagaattctaCTAAGCAAAATCTGTCAGAATGGTGAACTCTTTCAGAAGATCatcattaatatacaaaaacatcAACTAAAAATGTCCTCTGCAATCCTCAATTTACTATTATGGCCTTTAAATAGTATCTAAAGCCTTATTATGaccttattttaatattaaagctCAAAAATGAGTGatgaaatactaattaaaatatttttttagaattccaCTGAGCAAAATCTGACAGAATGGTGAAGTCTTTTCGAAGAtcatgattaataaacaagtaaaattaactaaaaaagtcTTTTCTGGAATCCTCAATTTACTATTAtggcatttaaataatatctaagGCCTTATTATGACAgtattctaatattaaatattcattagtatttttttataattctccaAAGTAAAATCTGGTTGAATCTTTTCTAAGAACACgactaataaataagaaaaactaataaaatgattaggaAATGTGTCAAAGAGTTTCACTTGTACAAACATCACGTATTCCAAGTCAAATTGGATGAGAAGACGATCGAAATTCTTGAGCAACAAATTTGAGAATTGGTCCCGGTGTAATATTCATGAACACTTCCTACTTAATTCTTTCCGGTTGCTTTACCTCTTATACTAGGATGTTTCCTATTAGCCTGATGTATTTTAGGCGTGGGTTTGGCAGTGTTCAGCCGTTTCGGGAACGCGAACATGGCAAAAGAAGCCACCAACAATAACCCACCAATCAGAACGAGTCCTGCAATTTTCCAATTAGAACGCATCGTACgtgtgtttgtgtgtgtgtttaaatACCTAGCCACCATGCTCCGACCCATGTGGAATCGTTGTAGTTGATTTCCGGTTTGGCCGAAAAATCAGCGTAGGCTCTGGTACAGTACGATCCGACGATGAATCCGAGTGCCGGTCCCAAGATCCTGACTCCGATGGTTATGgctaaaaatttttagatttggtTTTAGTGTGTTGCGGCGTGTGCGGCGGTCTATTGGCAATTATCTCCACCTTTTATAGGTCATACGTATCTTGATGTCTGCCATATTtcctttgttttatttaaaaacagcgCTCTGTTTGAACTGACAATATATTTCAACACATGGGGAGTGCTGGTGTTAAGTGTAATTTTGGAGAATGACTAAGTCCTGGCCCCAATTTTTAGCCCACAACGCATATGAATTCTCAGAAGTTGATTTACAAatagacatttattattttaaacagtattaaaattaaaagtaactaGTAGGTTTTGTAAAAACTAGTTAAATTTGTGAGATAACTTAGTTTATTACCGTTTTTTCCACAAGAAAACCCGTGATAAACGTCTGGTCAATGTCAAACCGGGCATATTAAAAtctcatttttatgtttttaatgaaattcaattttaatgttgaataGAATTACTGTATAGATAACACACACATGGAGGTAAAAttgtaccaattaatttaaacaaaactgtGTTACAAAATGCTACAAACTAAATAAGTacataactaattttattgtgtaaCTCAGAGCAATTTCactattaattatctttgCCAACTTTGACAATTGTGCAAATTACTAGTAAAATCTACACAATTCTATTTTCATCGGAGAAAATTTGCATATAACATGTTTTCACTTATTTGCGTTAAAAACAGCTGCCGATAAAatcaatacttaaatttaattttatatttgttgagaaagtgaaaaataagttacattaatattaacttgTAGTCGTAAAATATCCGGTCTGTTACAAATtactacaataatttatttaaaatattaacttagtAAATTTGTATTCATGCTCATAAATGAAACGATTTCAGATCGTTGTAACTTTtccatttcattaatttaaaatggaattagTGTTAATGAATGAAAAGCTTTTGAtgcataaatgaaatttatcaaCTTACTACTAACTACTTCTTGAAAATACCACTCAATTTCTTAAGAAGTATTTGGCTTGcttctaaatttttgaaatatttgaaaaaatataacataaaaattccaaattcaaaattaaatgatttttagaataaattatattgaattaggtgttaatttataagaaaaacaaaacagaTGTTGTGTGATTTCTATTTAGTTTgatcaaatattattgttacttctaaattttccaatattgtataaaaatacgacataaaatatgtattccgTCCAAATTAAATGAGTTCttcagaataatttattttgaataaagaattaatttataaaaagaacaaAGAAGATATTGCGGGATGAAGTTTGGACTTGATTTGGTCAAATATTActgttaattctaaatttttccaatattggataaaaatataacataaaataggtattcttttcaaattaaatgagttttatagaataaaatgtattgaatatagaattaatttataagaagaACAAAGGAGGTGTTGAGTGATGAAGTTTGGACATGATTTGGTTAAATATTACTGttacttctaaatttgtcCAATATTcgataaaaatatgacaaaattaGGGATTCCTTCCAAATTAAATgagttctttaaaataatttatgttgaataaataattaatgtataaaaagaacaaaacaGATGTTGAGATATGAAGTTTGGACTTGGTTTGGTCAAATATTACtgttacttctaaatttttccaatattggataaaaatataacataaaataggtattcttttcaaattaaatgagttctttagaataaattttattgaatacagaattaacttataaaaagaacaaaacaGATGTTGAGTGATGAAGTTTGGACTTGGTTCGGTTAAATAGTACtgttacttctaaattttttcaatattgaaaaaaaatatataacaaaataggTATTcctttcaaattaaatgagttctttagaattaattatattcaataaagaattaatttataagaacaAAAAAGATATCGAGTTATGAAGTTTGGATATGATTTGATCAAATATTACTGttacttctaaatttgtcCAATATTGGATAAAAgtgacataaaatatgtattcctTCCAAATTAAGTGAGttctgtaaaataatttatgttgaataaataattaatgtataaaaagaaCAAAGCAGAAATTGATTGATGAAATTTGAACTTGATTTagtcaaatattattgttacttctaaatttttccaatattggataaaaatataacatcaatatgtattacaaattaaataagctctttagaataaattatattgaacacagaattaatttataagaagaACTAAGCAAATGTTGAGTGATGAAGTTTGGACTtgatttgttcaaatattattgttacttctaaatttttacaatattggaTAAATTCTTTCCAAATTAAACGTGttctttagaataaattatattgaataaaaagatACAAGCAGTTGTTGAAGTTTAAACTTAGTTTGGTCAAATACAACTTGGAATTTTTAAGTTAGTTGTAAGTTTTCCAGTAATTGATGGAAATCATCATTTAATGACTTTATTAATGTATAGCTTTTCTAACAGAAAACACAGCACTAAAATTGGTCATTACTATTTCAGCAGGTTCATGCAAGAATAAAGAATGAATCAGGATAAAGAAGATTTAGACTCAGACATAGATTTAACCAAAACCTTCATagtgtataatattaaagagCCAATAAACGTGCACCACAAATAATTATACGTTTAAATCCTTTAATGGAAAGATTTCTTACCAAAATAAAGCGGCGATTCTTTGCTGGCAACGTTGTCGTCGATGTAGGGTATTCCTAAAGTATAGACAGCAGTCTGTCCCATACCCACACCTAACAAGCTTATGAAAAATATCGCTAAAACTATCTTGGTTACTGACGGCTGAATTTTATATCCAGAAATAAATTCTTCTTCGCAAGtctgtaaaatatttggtatAGAGGTAGTACTAGAAAGGGCAGTAATTGGGTTTCCGCTATCGGCTATCTCCGTCATAAGTCTTGAGTAGCTGGCAGTAGTTGATGAGGTATTGTTATCCCAATGAGGTAGAGTTGTGACTGATTTGCATATGTTTGGCTCCTTGATGATGCCGGACAAGCCGTTGGCGCTGATCAGCTGCCGTCCATAGATGAAGTGTGGCAACGAGCATGTGAAAGAGGACACCGCAAATAAGACCATACCCCAAGCTATCCATTTTGGTCTGTGACTATGCCCGCCATAGTATGTCAGCAGGAGTGACGACCCTATTTGTCCAATCTCGGTCGCACTCATAATGATCCCAGTGATCTTCGACTGAATTTGAAATAGTTTCTCTATCGTTGTGATCACGCTCACGAAATACGTGTGGTACATCCCCTGCAGCACCCATGCTATACAAAAAACTATTAGAAATGACTCTTTGGACGCAAAACATTGCAACCAGGATGGCCTGCACGGACCCAGTCCGCATACCGTATCACTATCGCCACCAACACTATCGTTATCACCATCACCATTCAAACGATGATTTGGTATGTTGTGAGCTTCCCCAGCTTCGTGCGTCAACGCCGTCGTTTCTTCGGGGATTGTTTCGTCTATTGCTAATCTAGTGCCGCCGTGGCCGTTCGACGGGCAATTGTTGTTGCTTTTCATTTTGCTGTTATCTTTGTGCTGTTCGTCCGCCCACATCGTCTGTTTCGTGTGTCTGACTGTTTGGTCTGCTAGCTCTCCCGTTTTATCTCTGCCCTCGTTTGCCGTTGACATTTCGACACCCTTGTACCGACCAGGAGATCCGAATCTGGAACAGACGTTTCGTTCTTAATTAACCGGGACACTCGCAATGGACATGGTTATGAGTACGACAAACGCTGAGGAGAATCTTTTTACTACTAgtagataaataattcattaagcAGTTAGCCAGGAAATAAACACAACGTGCTGTTGAGGTTTGCAAATTAGGCGACCTCATCACGACTGTTTTTAGACCAACAACAAATCACCAGATTATCCGAAGTACCCCAGTTAAGACAGTCGTTGAACTTGCATAATAGAAATCTACCAGCAGCAACTAACCTTTAGTTTTCAAGGTTTTTTCTATAACTGGTCTTAAACGCAACGGACCTCTTGCAGATTCACTAGATTTTCGTTATACATATATAGGTAAAGGtcgatgaaataattaaaataccaatTCTTGCAACGTCTacgaaacagttttaaaattagtatgctaaataaaatatctccttaattaataatttgcaaaACACAAGCATTGGGTATCTATGTGCACATCTACCGTCCAAATAGTGTTGTACAATCGTGCCATTTTCTAGTGAAATACTGTTGAATAGAGATGGCGATTTTATAAATGCAGGATGAGTCTCtggtattattgttatattcgCCAAAGAAGCGTCCCATATACACTTATATGCAGAAGTAGAAGaagtagtatatttttttattatggttttgtttattttaatatgaacaatgactttatattaaacatatataaattgacatattttttattattattaaggaaaaataataatagaaaatatggacacaaatattatttaaaaaaaaataggaaaacgTCGAAATTTAAgccattttccatttaaattttcattcattcaatgttcaattaaaaggttgaaatttttttatataatttagatattttaagagTGAAAAATacccaaattaatatttttattatatatgcattaatgaatctaaattttattcatctaATATTGT from Aethina tumida isolate Nest 87 chromosome 1, icAetTumi1.1, whole genome shotgun sequence includes:
- the LOC109597168 gene encoding solute carrier organic anion transporter family member 74D-like, which translates into the protein MSTANEGRDKTGELADQTVRHTKQTMWADEQHKDNSKMKSNNNCPSNGHGGTRLAIDETIPEETTALTHEAGEAHNIPNHRLNGDGDNDSVGGDSDTVCGLGPCRPSWLQCFASKESFLIVFCIAWVLQGMYHTYFVSVITTIEKLFQIQSKITGIIMSATEIGQIGSSLLLTYYGGHSHRPKWIAWGMVLFAVSSFTCSLPHFIYGRQLISANGLSGIIKEPNICKSVTTLPHWDNNTSSTTASYSRLMTEIADSGNPITALSSTTSIPNILQTCEEEFISGYKIQPSVTKIVLAIFFISLLGVGMGQTAVYTLGIPYIDDNVASKESPLYFAITIGVRILGPALGFIVGSYCTRAYADFSAKPEINYNDSTWVGAWWLGLVLIGGLLLVASFAMFAFPKRLNTAKPTPKIHQANRKHPSIRDFPKTVKRLLRNDILMFRTASSVLHILPIAGLYTFLPKYLESQFRLPTPSANMISGVGGILVMGLGIIISGVFILRVKPNARFVAAWIAFTAVVYAIGMGVLMFIGCPMDDMAGLRSYEWFAEIHSTCNYTSCECDKDKFSPICGQDGKTYLSPCHAGCRNYTTKEKIIQYSNCQCLQGGPENNLTLTLDENGYFSGNATIGYCELECPNFILYIVLFSIFVFIHSTSEVGSMLLILRCVDPRDKAMALGLIQFAIGLFGNVPCPIIYGAVVDSACLVWKMACGEKGACGLYDSKVFRMFYHGTTGAILLCAFFVDVIVWYKAGSINFVDEQSPLDEEMSVMTAKLKPEPE